One Streptomyces fagopyri DNA window includes the following coding sequences:
- a CDS encoding class I SAM-dependent methyltransferase, with the protein MPDIAVDPVAHNRAAWDKYVQEGNEWSRPVSSEDVERARTGDWSIVLVGHEPVDRSWLPTDLTGKDVLCLASGGGQQGPILAAAGARVTVFDNSPRQLGQDQMVAARDGLELRTVLGDMRDLSAFGDATFDVVFQPVSNLFVPDLAAVWRECFRTLRPGGTLLVGFLNPDVYLFDHEALDERGELIVVHKLPYSDVTHYSAEERATRFGADAPLEYSHTLTDQIGGQLAAGFVLTGFAEAPHHSNASAPYMSNYFATLAVKPG; encoded by the coding sequence ATGCCGGACATTGCCGTAGACCCGGTTGCCCACAATCGAGCAGCCTGGGACAAATACGTCCAAGAGGGCAACGAGTGGTCGAGGCCGGTGAGTTCGGAGGATGTCGAGCGCGCCCGCACGGGCGACTGGTCGATCGTTCTCGTTGGGCATGAGCCAGTCGACCGCTCCTGGCTGCCGACGGACCTGACCGGCAAGGACGTGTTGTGCCTGGCCTCCGGCGGTGGCCAGCAGGGTCCGATCCTCGCCGCCGCAGGGGCGCGGGTCACCGTATTCGACAACTCACCCCGCCAGCTCGGCCAGGACCAGATGGTGGCGGCGCGGGACGGACTCGAACTGCGCACCGTCCTGGGCGACATGCGCGACCTCAGCGCCTTCGGCGACGCGACATTCGACGTCGTGTTCCAGCCGGTCTCCAACCTGTTCGTACCAGACCTGGCAGCGGTGTGGCGTGAGTGCTTCCGCACCCTGCGACCGGGCGGAACCCTGCTCGTGGGATTCCTCAACCCTGATGTGTACTTGTTCGACCACGAGGCGCTCGACGAGCGCGGCGAGCTGATCGTCGTGCACAAGCTGCCCTACAGCGATGTCACGCACTACTCCGCCGAGGAACGCGCCACGAGGTTCGGCGCGGATGCCCCTCTTGAATACAGCCACACCCTCACCGACCAGATCGGCGGGCAACTCGCCGCGGGGTTCGTCCTCACCGGCTTCGCGGAAGCGCCGCACCATTCCAACGCATCCGCTCCATACATGTCGAACTATTTCGCGACGTTGGCGGTCAAGCCGGGCTGA
- a CDS encoding VanZ family protein, with protein MDHNASLSAPPRLTRQAVLLGLAGLGTAGAAFVLRRPLMMSAPRCVAGRWHGCFDTFNGVVLMTLVALPLAFLVVWALARLRRAAGVTSAWRKSLAEVGMVHGTVPFLWMTMMPGGGAGTVPPRVSLVPLRDLVTMGPGGIVGNLLVFAALGFFAPMRFTALASLPRILALGAGCSALVETAQYVLRLDRVSSVDDVLVNAVGAVLAALASRHWWRATAQAPSDRPRPASASASASASAG; from the coding sequence ATGGACCACAACGCATCACTGTCAGCGCCGCCCCGTCTCACGCGCCAGGCCGTGCTCCTCGGTCTGGCGGGCCTCGGCACGGCGGGGGCCGCGTTCGTCCTGCGGCGGCCGCTCATGATGTCCGCTCCGAGGTGCGTGGCCGGGCGGTGGCACGGCTGCTTCGACACGTTCAACGGTGTGGTGCTCATGACGTTGGTGGCGCTGCCGTTGGCCTTCCTGGTGGTGTGGGCTCTGGCGCGCCTTCGACGTGCGGCCGGCGTCACATCGGCGTGGCGGAAGTCGCTGGCCGAGGTGGGCATGGTCCACGGGACGGTGCCGTTCCTCTGGATGACCATGATGCCGGGCGGCGGAGCCGGCACCGTCCCCCCTCGGGTGAGCCTGGTACCGCTGCGGGACCTGGTCACGATGGGGCCGGGTGGGATCGTCGGCAACCTGTTGGTGTTCGCGGCGCTGGGATTCTTCGCTCCGATGCGGTTCACGGCACTGGCGTCCCTGCCGCGGATCCTGGCGCTCGGGGCGGGCTGCTCGGCCCTGGTCGAAACCGCGCAGTACGTCCTGCGGCTGGACCGGGTGTCCTCGGTGGACGACGTACTGGTGAACGCCGTCGGCGCCGTGCTGGCCGCGCTGGCGTCGCGCCACTGGTGGCGCGCCACGGCGCAAGCGCCGTCGGACCGGCCTCGCCCCGCGTCGGCGTCGGCGTCGGCGTCGGCGTCGGCGGGCTGA
- a CDS encoding response regulator transcription factor produces MRVLIVEDEPYLAEAVRDGLRLEAIAADIAGDGDSALELLSVNSYDLAVLDRDIPGPSGDDVARRIVASGSGIPILMLTAADRIDDKASGFGLGADDYLTKPFDLRELVLRLRALDRRRAYARPPVREIAGLRLDPFRREVFRDGRYVALTRKQFAVLDVLVAAEGGVVSAEELLARAWDENADPLTNAVRITVSALRKRLGEPWVIATVPGVGYRIGTGTGSITPGRDTPDPGATHA; encoded by the coding sequence ATGCGCGTACTGATCGTGGAGGACGAGCCCTACCTGGCCGAAGCCGTGCGGGACGGTCTCCGGCTGGAGGCGATCGCCGCCGACATCGCCGGCGACGGCGACTCCGCCCTGGAACTGCTCAGTGTGAACTCCTACGACCTCGCGGTCCTCGACCGTGACATCCCCGGCCCCTCCGGTGACGACGTGGCCCGGCGCATCGTCGCCTCCGGCAGCGGCATCCCGATCCTCATGCTGACCGCCGCCGACAGGATCGACGACAAGGCTTCCGGGTTCGGGCTCGGCGCCGACGACTACCTCACCAAACCGTTCGATCTGCGGGAGCTCGTCCTGCGGCTGAGGGCGCTCGACCGCAGACGCGCGTACGCCCGGCCTCCGGTCCGCGAGATCGCGGGCCTGCGGCTCGACCCCTTCCGCCGGGAGGTCTTCCGCGACGGACGCTACGTCGCGCTCACCCGCAAACAGTTCGCCGTGCTGGACGTCCTCGTCGCCGCCGAGGGCGGGGTCGTCAGCGCCGAAGAGCTGCTGGCACGGGCCTGGGACGAGAACGCCGACCCCCTCACCAACGCGGTGCGCATCACCGTCTCCGCGCTGCGCAAACGGCTCGGCGAGCCATGGGTCATCGCCACGGTGCCCGGTGTCGGCTACCGGATCGGCACCGGCACGGGCTCCATCACCCCGGGCAGGGACACCCCGGACCCCGGCGCCACACATGCGTAG
- a CDS encoding sensor histidine kinase — protein MRRRPGLSARLKLTLSYAGFLAVAGALLMAVVWVFLLRYVPDNSRGLLGIAPNRYLLVRMFAPAAAVAMVLLLVFGLVGGWILAGRMLAPLTQITHAARMAGSGSLSHRIRMKGRKDEFRELADTFDLMLEQLDSHVAGQRRFAANASHELRTPLAISRTLLDVARKDPTRDRGELIERLHAVNTRAIDLIEALLLLGRGDRGSFTRKSVDLSLVAEEAGETLLPLAEQRRVALDVTGETARTSGSVELLQQMVTNLVQNAVVHNLPAGGTVTVHTEARGDTSVLRVENTGRRLPPELVPTLTEPFQRGTERVRTDEHAGVGLGLAIVHSIVRAHGGTLDLAARSAGGLLVTVRLPARP, from the coding sequence ATGCGTAGACGCCCGGGGCTCAGCGCCCGCCTGAAACTCACCCTCAGCTATGCCGGGTTCCTCGCCGTCGCCGGCGCTCTCCTCATGGCCGTGGTGTGGGTGTTCCTGCTGCGCTACGTACCCGACAACTCCCGGGGCCTTCTCGGGATCGCGCCCAATCGCTACCTCCTTGTGCGCATGTTCGCCCCCGCCGCGGCCGTGGCGATGGTCCTCCTGCTCGTGTTCGGGCTCGTCGGCGGGTGGATCCTCGCCGGCCGGATGCTCGCGCCGCTCACCCAGATCACGCATGCGGCACGGATGGCCGGCAGCGGGTCGCTGTCCCACCGGATCCGCATGAAGGGCCGCAAGGACGAATTCCGTGAACTCGCCGACACCTTCGACCTGATGCTCGAACAACTCGATTCCCACGTCGCCGGACAGCGGAGGTTCGCCGCGAACGCCTCCCATGAACTGCGTACCCCACTGGCGATCTCGCGGACGCTCCTCGACGTCGCCCGCAAGGACCCCACACGGGACCGGGGTGAACTCATCGAGCGCCTGCACGCCGTCAATACGCGGGCGATCGACCTCATCGAGGCCCTCCTGCTGCTCGGTCGCGGCGACCGCGGATCCTTCACCCGGAAGAGCGTCGACCTCTCCCTCGTCGCCGAGGAAGCCGGCGAGACGCTGCTTCCCCTCGCCGAACAGCGCCGCGTCGCGCTCGACGTCACCGGCGAGACGGCCCGGACCAGCGGCTCCGTGGAGCTCCTCCAGCAGATGGTGACGAACCTCGTCCAGAACGCCGTCGTCCACAACCTCCCCGCCGGCGGCACCGTGACGGTCCACACCGAGGCGCGCGGCGACACGAGCGTGCTGCGGGTCGAGAACACCGGCCGTCGGCTCCCACCGGAACTGGTACCGACCCTCACCGAACCCTTCCAGCGCGGAACGGAACGCGTACGCACGGACGAGCACGCCGGCGTCGGCCTCGGCCTGGCCATCGTGCACAGCATCGTCCGCGCCCATGGCGGAACCCTCGACCTCGCCGCTCGCTCCGCCGGCGGTCTCCTCGTCACGGTCCGGCTTCCCGCCAGGCCGTAG
- a CDS encoding D-2-hydroxyacid dehydrogenase family protein, with the protein MKIAVLDDYQNVALDCADWSGLNAEVEVFNRYIPDVEELVRGLAGFEAIVAMRERTWFTADVLGRLPDLKLLVTTGPRNAAIDLMAAARQGVVVCGTGYYPEPTVELTWALILAAARNLPVEERSMRDGGWQRTVGTEVRGKTLGLLGLGNLGSRVARIGQAFGMDTIAWSENLTPGRAAEHGVRAVTKEELFAGADVLSVHLVLSPRTRGLVGSAELAAMKPSAILVNTSRGPLVDQDALLDALRREAIRCAALDVYDTEPLPPDHPLRTLTNTVLTPHIGYVTRELYEVFYRDAVEDIAAFRAGRPIRVIG; encoded by the coding sequence ATGAAGATCGCGGTGCTTGACGACTACCAGAACGTGGCTCTCGACTGTGCCGACTGGAGCGGTCTGAACGCCGAGGTGGAGGTGTTCAACCGTTACATCCCGGACGTCGAGGAGTTGGTTCGCGGGCTCGCCGGGTTCGAGGCGATCGTCGCGATGCGTGAACGCACCTGGTTCACCGCCGATGTTCTGGGCCGGCTGCCCGATCTCAAACTGCTGGTCACCACCGGGCCACGCAACGCCGCGATCGACCTGATGGCCGCCGCCCGGCAGGGCGTCGTCGTCTGTGGAACCGGCTACTACCCCGAGCCCACGGTCGAACTCACCTGGGCGCTGATCCTCGCCGCCGCACGCAACCTGCCGGTGGAAGAACGATCGATGCGGGACGGGGGCTGGCAGCGCACGGTCGGCACCGAGGTCCGCGGAAAGACTCTCGGCCTCCTCGGACTGGGAAACCTGGGCAGCCGGGTGGCGAGGATCGGCCAGGCCTTCGGCATGGACACCATCGCCTGGAGCGAGAACCTCACGCCCGGACGTGCGGCCGAGCACGGGGTGAGGGCAGTCACCAAAGAAGAGCTTTTCGCCGGCGCGGACGTGTTGTCGGTGCACCTGGTGCTCAGCCCTCGCACCCGCGGGCTGGTCGGCAGCGCCGAGCTCGCCGCGATGAAGCCGTCCGCGATCCTGGTGAACACCTCGCGTGGCCCGCTCGTCGACCAGGACGCGCTCCTGGACGCCCTGCGGCGCGAGGCGATCAGATGCGCCGCACTCGACGTCTACGACACCGAGCCGCTGCCTCCTGACCACCCGCTCCGTACGCTGACGAACACCGTGCTGACCCCGCACATCGGCTACGTGACCCGCGAACTGTACGAGGTCTTCTACCGCGACGCCGTGGAGGACATCGCCGCGTTCCGAGCCGGCCGGCCGATCCGTGTCATCGGCTAG
- a CDS encoding SDR family NAD(P)-dependent oxidoreductase yields MALGTAVIVGVGPGLGLALARTFADAGHPVALLARDRARLDSYAGELAAAGHDVRGYATDAGDPGNLRAALHSAITELGAPDVLVYNVGVLRRDSPTGGDDQDWARVTAMNVLGARVAAEAVLPELRDGRGSLLFTGGGYALHPSKDFASLSVGKAALRAYVQVLHDQLAGTGVHATSVTITDEIGGGETRFDPAVLAQAYLELHNQPETEWQHELMRY; encoded by the coding sequence ATGGCCCTCGGAACCGCAGTGATCGTCGGCGTCGGACCTGGCCTCGGCCTCGCGCTTGCCCGCACCTTCGCCGATGCCGGACACCCGGTCGCCCTGCTCGCCCGCGACAGGGCGAGGCTCGACTCCTACGCCGGCGAGCTGGCCGCCGCCGGACATGACGTCCGCGGTTACGCCACGGATGCCGGTGACCCCGGCAACCTGCGCGCCGCGCTCCACTCCGCGATCACCGAACTGGGCGCCCCCGATGTGCTCGTGTACAACGTCGGGGTGCTCCGCAGGGACTCGCCGACCGGTGGTGACGACCAGGACTGGGCCCGGGTCACGGCCATGAATGTCCTGGGTGCCAGGGTCGCGGCCGAGGCCGTCCTGCCCGAGCTGCGCGACGGCCGCGGGAGCCTTCTGTTCACCGGAGGCGGCTACGCGCTGCACCCCTCCAAGGACTTCGCGTCCCTGTCCGTCGGCAAGGCCGCGCTGCGTGCGTACGTACAGGTACTGCACGACCAGTTGGCGGGCACGGGTGTGCACGCGACCAGCGTCACGATCACCGACGAGATCGGCGGCGGGGAGACGCGCTTCGACCCGGCGGTACTGGCCCAGGCATACCTCGAACTGCACAACCAGCCCGAGACCGAATGGCAGCACGAGCTGATGCGTTACTGA
- a CDS encoding helix-turn-helix domain-containing protein → MDHRRQIQEFLVSRRARISPQSVGLPVAGRKRRVPGLRREEVAALAGLSIDYYIRLERGALTNASDSVLRAISGALRLDAAEQAYLLDLTRADRPSAASRSRRTSPEAIAPQLQTVLDALVGVPALVRTPTLDMIAANPLGRALYSVLYTDTRTAPNLARFTFLTPRAHEFWRDWDQVADDLTAQLRAAANPLDRALTDLVGELSTRSDTFRELWARHDVRAHGRGTKRFQHPVVGALELRYDLLRPAAEPGLTMITYSAEPGTPSHDSLALLASWAAGQQSDGDERNQPAPSHQDGWRT, encoded by the coding sequence ATGGACCATCGCCGGCAGATTCAGGAGTTCCTGGTCTCCCGCCGGGCACGGATCAGCCCCCAGTCGGTCGGACTGCCCGTGGCCGGCCGCAAGCGGCGGGTGCCCGGGCTGCGGCGCGAGGAGGTCGCGGCCCTGGCCGGGCTGAGCATCGACTACTACATCCGGCTGGAGCGCGGAGCGCTCACCAACGCCTCCGACAGCGTCCTGCGGGCCATTTCCGGTGCGCTGCGACTCGACGCCGCCGAGCAGGCGTATCTGCTCGACCTCACCCGCGCCGACAGACCGTCCGCCGCGTCCCGGTCCCGCCGCACCTCGCCGGAGGCGATCGCGCCGCAATTGCAGACGGTCCTCGACGCCCTCGTCGGCGTCCCCGCCCTGGTCCGCACCCCCACCCTCGACATGATCGCGGCCAATCCCCTCGGGCGTGCCCTGTACAGCGTGCTCTACACCGACACGCGCACGGCGCCGAACCTCGCCCGGTTCACGTTCCTCACTCCCCGCGCCCACGAGTTCTGGCGCGACTGGGACCAGGTCGCCGACGACCTCACCGCCCAACTACGCGCCGCCGCCAACCCCTTGGACCGCGCACTCACCGACCTCGTCGGCGAGCTGTCCACCCGCAGCGACACCTTCCGCGAGCTGTGGGCCCGCCACGACGTGCGCGCCCACGGCCGAGGGACGAAACGCTTCCAGCACCCCGTCGTGGGCGCACTGGAACTGCGCTACGACCTCCTCCGACCGGCCGCCGAACCCGGCCTGACGATGATCACCTACAGTGCCGAACCGGGAACGCCCTCGCACGACAGCCTCGCTCTCCTCGCTTCCTGGGCCGCCGGCCAACAGAGCGACGGCGACGAGCGGAACCAGCCCGCTCCCTCACACCAGGATGGATGGCGTACCTGA
- a CDS encoding XRE family transcriptional regulator, with translation MTQDDGELDSLVRRRIRALRVAQGWSLEELATRAKVSQSTLSRIENGQRRLALDQLVTLARALDTSLDQLVETASDDVVTSPVIDGAHGLMRWPVKGDPGMSVVRQRMTEPPPDNPARLRAHPGREWLVVLSGTAILLLGHRRFRIETNQAAEFPTMLPHAIGTETGPCEILGIFDRDARRGHQRDPIGKGAGGDSETTNQTSSRGSDIPPR, from the coding sequence ATGACGCAAGATGATGGAGAGCTGGACAGCCTCGTACGCAGACGGATCCGGGCTCTGCGGGTGGCACAGGGTTGGTCGCTGGAGGAACTGGCCACCCGGGCCAAGGTCAGCCAGTCCACGCTCTCGCGCATCGAGAACGGTCAGCGCCGCCTCGCACTGGATCAGCTCGTCACCCTCGCTCGCGCCCTGGACACGTCCCTGGACCAGCTGGTGGAGACCGCCTCCGACGATGTCGTCACCAGCCCGGTGATCGACGGGGCTCACGGCCTGATGCGCTGGCCCGTCAAGGGCGACCCGGGCATGAGCGTCGTACGCCAGCGCATGACCGAGCCGCCGCCGGACAATCCCGCGCGCCTGCGCGCTCATCCCGGCCGGGAATGGCTCGTCGTCCTGTCCGGCACCGCGATCCTGCTGCTGGGCCACCGCCGCTTCCGGATCGAGACCAACCAGGCCGCCGAGTTCCCCACCATGCTCCCGCACGCCATCGGAACCGAGACGGGCCCCTGCGAGATCCTGGGCATCTTCGACCGCGACGCCCGCCGCGGCCACCAACGCGACCCCATCGGCAAGGGTGCCGGCGGAGACTCCGAGACCACGAACCAGACATCGTCTCGCGGGAGTGACATCCCGCCGAGGTAG
- a CDS encoding class I SAM-dependent methyltransferase, producing the protein MSHTHPHASPHGRRHVADSDSQTEILDLDAEVLAEHIAAITAWLPITSAPGRIVDLGCGTGTGTFALLDRFPDADVTAVDSSAEHLHRLRERARTEGVQDRVRTVRADLGAANWPDLGSPDLVWASASMHHMADPGSALRKVYDTLAPGGLFAVVELAGFPRFLPENAPEDRPGLEERCHEASDRFHAEHVSHRGADWGALLTAAGFAIEGERTVSVHIEGAGSEAVGRYASATLRRLRGSVADALSAEDLASLDQLLDVDGPHSVLRRDDLVVRTERDVWAARAKA; encoded by the coding sequence ATGAGCCACACACACCCGCACGCCTCCCCTCACGGCCGCCGGCACGTCGCCGACTCCGACAGCCAGACCGAGATCCTCGACCTGGACGCGGAGGTTCTCGCCGAGCACATCGCCGCCATCACCGCATGGCTGCCCATCACGTCGGCTCCTGGTCGCATCGTGGACCTGGGCTGCGGGACAGGCACCGGCACTTTCGCGCTCCTCGACCGCTTCCCCGACGCGGACGTCACCGCCGTCGACTCCTCAGCCGAACACCTTCACCGCCTGCGGGAGAGGGCGCGCACCGAGGGAGTGCAGGACCGCGTGCGTACCGTGCGGGCCGACCTCGGCGCCGCGAACTGGCCGGACCTCGGCTCACCCGACCTCGTATGGGCCTCGGCCTCGATGCACCACATGGCGGACCCCGGCAGTGCGCTGCGCAAGGTCTACGACACGCTCGCACCGGGCGGACTGTTCGCCGTCGTCGAGCTGGCCGGCTTCCCCCGCTTCCTGCCCGAGAACGCCCCGGAAGACCGGCCCGGTCTGGAAGAACGCTGCCATGAGGCGAGCGATCGTTTTCACGCCGAGCACGTGTCCCACCGCGGCGCCGACTGGGGCGCCTTGCTGACCGCCGCCGGATTCGCGATCGAGGGCGAGCGCACCGTCTCCGTGCATATCGAGGGCGCGGGCAGCGAGGCGGTCGGCCGTTACGCGTCGGCCACCCTGCGGCGCCTGCGCGGCAGCGTGGCCGACGCGCTGTCCGCCGAAGACCTGGCCTCGCTCGACCAACTGCTCGACGTCGACGGCCCGCACAGCGTCCTGCGCCGCGACGACCTGGTGGTGCGCACCGAACGCGACGTCTGGGCGGCGCGCGCCAAGGCCTGA
- a CDS encoding AfsR/SARP family transcriptional regulator, with translation MKFEVLGGLNITRAGEPVPLGGFVKRGLLSLLLLYSNRVVPTSHLLNALWPSGAPATARKMLQNAVSDLRRTMNEGQPQADEPILLTHPPGYLLRVAAKDVDLSRFQQLAATGRASLAEGAHEPARQALRAALSLPRGPILSELVEEGIVWPEIEALENFVLNVREDCFEAELALGRHRAVLEEMENLHMSHPSRERLSGQLMVGLYRCGRQLDALALYQRIRSLLDDEFGLEPGHDLKALQTAIITQDPALSPLSTIPSAHPASSRDVLLHPSAGGSAPRQQRHDGVIPLPLLPADRKPELISVVMVKVQVGSWDGEPTPEETAELTHSASLRIHREFERNHGTIRMRMGEVSFSFFRGADLPRDHAKRAMRAAMAIHRHFNPGIQPGATGPRCTVSARIAVATGEAVLQYGTDGGAELGMTVIGGVMDRCTQLLRFTSAGEIRVCRATHQATRSEYSVAHEPDSGWKVLTSLSARGEARVDDGLHEAG, from the coding sequence ATGAAATTCGAGGTTCTGGGGGGACTGAACATCACGCGGGCGGGCGAGCCGGTGCCCTTGGGCGGCTTCGTCAAGCGCGGTCTGCTGAGCCTGCTGCTCCTCTACTCCAACCGTGTGGTGCCGACCAGTCATCTGCTGAACGCCCTGTGGCCCTCGGGCGCCCCCGCGACCGCGCGCAAGATGCTGCAGAACGCCGTGTCCGATTTACGGCGGACCATGAACGAAGGCCAACCGCAGGCCGATGAGCCGATCCTGCTGACCCATCCGCCCGGCTACCTTCTGCGGGTCGCCGCCAAGGACGTCGATCTGTCGCGTTTTCAGCAACTCGCCGCGACCGGCCGGGCGTCCCTCGCCGAAGGCGCCCATGAACCGGCACGTCAGGCACTGCGAGCCGCGCTCAGCCTGCCGAGGGGGCCGATTCTTTCGGAGTTGGTGGAGGAGGGCATCGTCTGGCCCGAGATCGAGGCTCTGGAGAACTTCGTCCTGAACGTCCGCGAGGACTGTTTCGAGGCGGAGCTGGCGCTGGGTCGCCACCGCGCGGTTCTCGAGGAAATGGAGAACCTCCACATGAGCCACCCGTCACGCGAACGGCTGTCGGGACAGCTCATGGTCGGCCTCTACCGATGCGGCCGACAACTCGACGCGCTCGCTCTGTACCAGCGCATCCGGTCGTTGCTCGACGACGAATTCGGCCTGGAGCCCGGTCACGACCTCAAAGCCCTCCAGACGGCCATCATCACTCAGGACCCGGCGCTCTCGCCGCTGTCCACCATCCCCTCGGCCCACCCGGCGTCCTCCCGCGACGTGCTGCTGCACCCTTCGGCGGGCGGCTCCGCTCCCCGGCAGCAGCGCCACGACGGAGTCATTCCGCTCCCCCTGCTGCCGGCGGACCGCAAGCCGGAGCTGATCAGCGTCGTCATGGTGAAAGTCCAGGTCGGTTCATGGGACGGCGAGCCGACGCCCGAGGAAACCGCCGAGCTGACCCACAGCGCCTCCCTGAGGATTCACCGTGAATTCGAGAGGAACCACGGGACGATCCGCATGCGCATGGGAGAGGTTTCCTTCAGCTTCTTCCGGGGCGCCGATCTGCCCAGGGACCATGCGAAGCGCGCGATGCGTGCGGCGATGGCGATCCACCGGCATTTCAACCCCGGAATCCAGCCTGGTGCCACCGGTCCCCGATGTACCGTGAGCGCCAGAATCGCCGTGGCCACCGGCGAGGCGGTCCTGCAGTACGGAACGGACGGCGGGGCCGAGTTGGGGATGACCGTGATCGGCGGTGTGATGGACCGGTGCACGCAGCTTCTGCGATTCACGTCCGCCGGGGAGATCCGGGTCTGCAGGGCGACGCACCAAGCCACCCGGTCCGAGTATTCCGTGGCCCACGAACCCGACAGCGGCTGGAAAGTGCTCACTTCACTCTCGGCCCGCGGTGAGGCACGCGTCGACGACGGGCTGCACGAAGCGGGCTGA
- a CDS encoding SIS domain-containing protein has product MEALEPEVMLRQVGSLADDLRELVGPVSRRRDALFASADWASVGSVHLVGDGDSYYAAQATELAFRSLAGTSCVATAALGFLEYEAPWLRLAGPGRPLVVGISSSGSTPRVVQSVTRARQHGALTLALTGVPGSPLTQAADHTLPLGLSRPERSPGIRTYQASLLGLLLLAVRLGEARGRHSADETRDLDRELASLHEGLAATVELLGDRCRDVAAVVGDAPVVVMAGSGPGFGTASFCAAKLIEGAGVFARGQDLEEWHHVERFATPHDMPVFVIAPPGRSHWRAVEIAAKARELGRRVIAVTHRDDVEVVRHASAVLPVAVCSREEFSPLLYHPFSALLACRTAQLLGRTPFRAGPAAAESARR; this is encoded by the coding sequence GTGGAGGCGCTTGAACCCGAGGTGATGCTGCGCCAGGTCGGCAGCCTCGCCGACGATCTGAGGGAACTCGTCGGCCCGGTGAGCCGCCGGAGGGACGCCTTGTTCGCCTCGGCGGACTGGGCGTCGGTGGGATCGGTCCACCTCGTCGGTGACGGCGACTCCTACTACGCCGCCCAGGCGACGGAACTGGCGTTCCGCTCGCTCGCGGGGACCAGTTGCGTAGCGACGGCCGCGCTCGGATTTCTGGAGTACGAGGCTCCGTGGCTGCGTCTGGCCGGTCCCGGCAGACCCCTGGTCGTCGGCATCTCGTCCTCGGGTTCCACACCCCGGGTCGTCCAGTCGGTCACCCGGGCACGGCAGCACGGCGCGCTGACCCTCGCGCTGACCGGCGTGCCCGGCAGCCCGTTGACGCAGGCCGCCGACCACACGCTCCCGCTCGGCCTGTCTCGGCCCGAGAGATCCCCCGGGATCCGTACGTATCAGGCCAGTCTGCTGGGTCTGTTGCTGCTGGCGGTACGGCTCGGAGAGGCCCGGGGCCGGCACTCCGCGGATGAGACGCGGGACTTGGACCGGGAGCTGGCCTCGTTGCACGAGGGCCTCGCCGCCACCGTCGAGCTGCTGGGCGACCGGTGCCGGGATGTCGCGGCCGTGGTCGGCGACGCACCCGTGGTGGTGATGGCCGGCAGTGGGCCGGGGTTCGGCACCGCCTCGTTCTGTGCCGCCAAACTCATCGAGGGCGCCGGTGTCTTCGCCCGCGGTCAGGACCTGGAGGAGTGGCACCACGTGGAGCGGTTCGCCACGCCCCACGACATGCCCGTGTTCGTCATCGCGCCACCGGGCCGCTCCCACTGGCGAGCGGTGGAGATCGCGGCCAAGGCCCGGGAACTCGGCAGGCGGGTCATCGCCGTGACGCACCGGGACGACGTGGAGGTGGTCCGGCACGCGAGTGCCGTGCTGCCCGTGGCGGTGTGCTCCCGAGAGGAGTTCTCACCCTTGCTCTACCACCCTTTCTCCGCGCTGCTCGCCTGTCGTACGGCACAACTCCTGGGGCGTACGCCGTTCCGCGCCGGACCGGCCGCCGCCGAGTCCGCCCGACGCTGA